From a single Brassica napus cultivar Da-Ae chromosome C9, Da-Ae, whole genome shotgun sequence genomic region:
- the LOC106407466 gene encoding uncharacterized protein LOC106407466 has product MAKSDSVYSEEHDMVNRSDDQQTKKEIKSLQEKMVLLLSNQAKKEQMNFVGGPIQEGPPKINEVDEPNFQYNNYQQRSYSNNRQGGYQQKQNTQQGSYQPRQNTPPGFNNNNNQSTQVQGSSSQAPASYTSVDAMFKKLLDFQPSRQQGALPGNPEQNPKETMKAITLRSGRELPPRILTKDGENQGGEVAINIDDEVVIVDEKVDEEILEKIVEAKGKGKVGEEKRTVKHGETATPTKKSSFIPPPYEPKLPFPGRFKRQLLEKYKALFEKQMSEIQVTMPIIDAFMLAPQYNKFLKYVVAAKKKEMEGMMILTHECNAIIQSVSLMPLSIAKKLGFTQCKKCKLSLVLADRSVKIPVGILEDLPLMDGNFEIPTDFVVLEMEEETQDLLILERLFLATTGAIVNVRQGKIDLHLGQGKILHFDINEVMKKPTIQNQVFYIDEMDALADELLEELALEDSLQHALTIEREVQVIENKESDVYVRMLDIKEG; this is encoded by the exons ATGGCTAAGAGTGACTCGGTCTACAGTGAGGAGCATGATATGGTCAACAGAAGTGATGATCAGCAAACAAAGAAAGAGATCAAGTCCTTGCAAGAGAAGATGGTCTTGCTTCTTTCCAACCAAGCTAAGAAAGAGCAGATGAACTTTGTGGGTGGTCCTATTCAAGAGGGTcctcccaagatcaatgaggttgatg AgcctaactttcagtacaacaactaccagcaaAGGTCCTACTCTAACAACCGGCAAGGAGGATACCAGCAGAAGCAAAACACTCAGCAAGGGAGCTATCAGCCTAGGCAAAACactcctcctggtttcaacaataacaacaatcaGTCTACTCAGGTTCAAGGAAGTTCTTCCCAAGCTCCAGCTTCATATACAAGTGTGGAtgcaatgttcaagaaacttTTGGATTTTCAG CCAAGTCGCCAACAAGGGGCATTACCTGGAAATCCAGAGCAAAATCCCAAGGAAACAATGAAAGCAATCACCCTACGGAGTGGTAGAGAGTTACCTCCAAGAATTCTCACCAAGGATGGTGAAAATCAAGGTGGGGAGGTGGCTATCAACattgatgatgaagtggtgattgtagaTGAGAAGGTTGATGAAGAAATTCTAGAAAAGATTGTTGAAGctaagggtaaaggaaaggttggagaagagaagaggacaGTGAAACATGGTGAAACTGCTACTCCAACAAAGAAATCCTCTTTTATTCCTCCTCCTTATGAGCCAAAGCTACCATTCCCTGGGAGATTCAAAAGACAGCTATTGGAGAAGTACAAGGCACTCTTTGAGAAACAAATGAGTGAAATTCAGgtcacaatgcccatcattgatgctttTATGTTGGCCCCTCAGTACAACAAATTCTTGAAatatgttgtagctgcaaagaaaaaagagatggagggcatgatgatCCTTACCCACGAGTGCAATGCCATTATCCAGAG TGttagcttgatgcctttgtctattgcaaagaagcttggatttacTCAATgcaagaagtgtaaactctctttgGTGTTGGCTGATAGATCAGTGAAGATTCCTGTTGGTATCTTAGAAGACCTTCCCTTGATGGATGGTAACTTTGAGATCCCtactgattttgttgtgttgGAGATGGAGGAGGAAACCCAAGACCTTTTGATCCTTGAAAGACTATTCTTAGCCACAACAGGAGCTATTGTGAATGTTAGACAAGGAAAGATTGATCTACATCTTGGACAAGGGAAaatcctccactttgacatcaatgaAGTGATGAAGAAGCCAACAATTCAGAACCAAGTTTTCTACATTGATGAAATGGATGCTCTAGCTGATGAGCTTCTAGAGGAGTTGGCACTTGAAGACTCTCTACAGCATGCCTTAACAATTGAGAGAGAAGTCCAAGTGATAGAGAACAAGGAAAGTGATGTCTATGTGAGGATGCTGGACATCAAAGAAGGTTGA
- the LOC106407475 gene encoding protein SENSITIVE TO PROTON RHIZOTOXICITY 2-like: MNQEEHMNQGRYIMSQVEGSMSCFSETNSSSTIYMNPMMAATRSSGEDNGISLSLLLNLSTIQDKVHEIQSLVNFFMISPNNNNQSSESTSSLAAANVESLVQDIITAASSMMLTCQQLQSSTNSSSNIDTSQTADAMVMEFSQDFDPDRDFMGESSINILDVQERRHVSFLDQTTQNLDWYGTETTNPKKDIHRSKSRLGNYEIVELSVEDLLAKYTHYCQICGKGFKRDANLRMHMRAHGDEYKTREALISPTSRDKNVEYSSMRYYYSCPHQGCRWNQRHEKFQPLKSVICAKNHYKRSHCPKIYMCRRCNVKHFSVLSDLRTHEKHCGDIKWVCSCGTRFSRKDKLMSHVSLFSGHSPAHEPSQQQPPMITP, translated from the coding sequence ATGAATCAAGAAGAGCATATGAATCAAGGACGGTATATTATGAGTCAAGTAGAAGGCTCAATGTCTTGCTTCTCCGAGACGAACTCTAGTTCCACAATCTACATGAATCCCATGATGGCCGCGACGAGATCATCGGGAGAAGACAACGGCATTTCACTCTCTCTTCTTCTGAATCTATCTACCATACAAGACAAAGTCCATGAGATCCAATCACTGGTCAACTTTTTCATGATCTCCCCTAATAACAATAACCAATCCTCGGAGTCAACGTCGTCTTTAGCTGCGGCTAACGTCGAAAGtttggttcaagacatcatcaCGGCTGCTTCTTCAATGATGCTTACTTGCCAACAACTCCAAAGCTCAACTAACAGCAGCAGTAATATTGATACCAGTCAAACCGCAGATGCAATGGTTATGGAGTTCTCCCAAGACTTCGACCCGGATCGTGATTTCATGGGAGAGTCGTCAATTAACATTCTTGATGTCCAAGAAAGAAGGCATGTTTCGTTTCTCGACCAGACTACGCAGAATCTTGACTGGTACGGCACCGAAACCACAAACCCTAAAAAAGATATTCATCGTTCTAAATCAAGATTAGGGAACTACGAGATAGTGGAGCTAAGCGTGGAGGATCTACTAGCGAAATACACACATTACTGCCAGATCTGCGGGAAAGGGTTTAAGAGAGACGCGAATCTAAGGATGCACATGAGAGCACATGGAGACGAGTACAAGACACGTGAAGCCTTGATCAGCCCAACAAGCCGTGACAAGAACGTCGAATACTCGTCAATGAGGTATTACTACTCGTGCCCTCATCAAGGGTGTAGATGGAACCAAAGGCACGAGAAGTTTCAGCCGTTGAAATCTGTGATTTGCGCCAAAAATCATTACAAGAGAAGTCACTgtcctaaaatatatatgtgcaGAAGATGCAACGTGAAGCATTTCTCGGTTCTGTCTGATCTAAGGACGCACGAGAAGCATTGTGGGGATATCAAGTGGGTTTGCTCTTGTGGAACTAGGTTCTCTAGGAAAGACAAGCTTATGAGCCATGTTTCTTTGTTCTCGGGCCACTCACCGGCCCATGAGCCGTCGCAGCAGCAACCTCCGATGATCACCCCCTAA
- the LOC125592723 gene encoding uncharacterized protein LOC125592723 produces MDNNTISSTVMESNKLAWLAGMVMDQLPKTLFKEGTETQVEKVNNTCQTSILKKVEKYVEAEYKEVLGDPLFSQVMDIYVHKLQYSGRVIHSFVCKQLLTAKRHELWFHFARRALRFSMQEFHAITGLKYKDDEPDLDIDNWRGDKGFWSKLLRRKGKISLQQIRKVHLKSCNTWSHVDRLRMVYLCVIAGLVMANDEKVCIPHKYIKLVMDFDKMRKYLWGLHSFDALVTSITEAMDKVKTQNSYVIDGFSYALQIWLMEAIPDIGSLLGKKLKEGVTSMRCRNGKGSAKVSYEDIISIESDFASTGVAFPYISSTGNGNIIVDAGFERDDEMNDERVDMIIDMYRKKYDWSKHVWGYQETEQPYADSSEDDGSKEEEAGERSDCGMEEEIETAHVCPAKKRKNQYQDIGAESRKKRLLCQRSTDKYRDLEEGMKSYIQGIFKSSFTALGLETHGAAPAYTQTHGAAPAYTQTHGAAPAYTQTHVAATTSTQAPGSDSTLSPTPTPASTHASAPATTSRARASRNKASVPSHTGGPATAAKTRSQTKDPELSDVFGSLFDTIDFNLGTQEHLQKTMGKLTQESHVKGFDPSQEIFNRPFLNNIDDPEVRCKDSDYELVFVPEDKFSKLTEWILKPKVLQIGPSKFDAELVSRIMGPNEWLKNNDMDAMMYLFREKTSLRRWKPNRIAFMNCVFSNQIITAYGKFDGNRRGYKVDNNLLEYGRGELPYHGSTGSVWSVDVDRLYIPICVNQIHWISMCVNLLNRTVEVFDCGGKKNNKAVEVFVVLIPRIVKAVQSSDKKKDFNVKQYAVSYVPMRVLNTSGNDCGAYSLKFIECHLLGLDFSLVNDENIQEARHKIAFDLWEAANDEALQYRMSTFKPPKRAPEKTVELF; encoded by the exons ATGGACAACAATACAATAAGCTCGACTGTAATGGAGAGCAACAAGCTTGCTTGGCTAGCAG GTATGGTGATGGATCAGTTGCCAAAAACCCTATTCAAAGAGGGAACGGAAACACAAGTTGAGAAGGTCAACAACACTTGTCAAACTTCCATACTTAAGAAGGTGGAGAAGTATGTTGAAGCAGAGTACAAGGAAGTGTTGGGTGATCCACTATTTTCTCAGGTTATGGATATATATGTGCACAAGCTTCAGTATTCAGGGAGAGTGATCCACAGCTTCGTTTGTAAGCAGCTTCTGACCGCAAAGCGCCATGAGTTGTGGTTCCATTTTGCTAGGAGGGCTCTCAGATTTTCAATGCAAGAATTCCATGCGATCACTGGTCTGAAATATAAAGACGACGAGCCTGACTTGGATATTGATAACTGGAGAGGTGATAAAGGGTTTTGGAGTAAGTTGCTGcggagaaaaggaaaaattagCCTACAACAAATCAGGAAGGTGCATCTGAAATCTTGTAATACATGGTCTCATGTTGATAGGCTGAGGATGGTGTATTTGTGTGTGATTGCTGGTCTGGTTATGGCGAATGATGAGAAGGTGTGCATCCCACACAAGTACATCAAGCTGGTGATGGATTTCGATAAGATGAGAAAATATCTGTGGGGTCTTCACTCTTTTGATGCGCTTGTGACTTCCATTACTGAAGCTATGGATAAAGTGAAGACGCAGAACAGTTATGTCATAGATGGATTCTCTTATGCACTTCAGATTTGGTTGATGGAGGCTATTCCAGACATCGGGTCTCTTTTGGGTAAGAAGCTCAAAGAAGGGGTCACTAGCATGAGATGCAGAAATGGGAAAGGATCTGCTAAGGTTTCCTATGAGGATATTATTAGTATTGAGTCCGATTTTGCATCCACT ggagTTGCGTTTCCATACATCTCTTCAACTGGAAATGGCAACATCATTGTTGATGCTGGGTTTGAGCGAGACGATGAGATGAATGACGAAAGGGTCGATATGATCATTGACATGTACAGAAAGAAGTATGACTGGAGTAAGCATGTTTGGGGTTATCAGGAAACTGAACAACCATATGCGGACAGTTCTGAGGATGATGGTTCAAAGGAAGAAGAGGCAGGAGAAAGAAGTGACTGTGGAATGgaagaagaaatagaaactGCCCATGTGTGTCCtgcaaagaagagaaagaaccaGTATCAGGATATTGGAGCCGAGTCAAGGAAGAAGAGGTTACTTTGCCAAAGATCAACCGACAAATACAGAGATCTTGAAGAGGGTATGAAGTCCTATATCCAGGGTATATTTAAGTCTTCTTTTACTGCCTTAGGGCTCGAG ACTCATGGTGCTGCTCCGGCTTATACTCAGACTCATGGTGCGGCTCCGGCTTATACTCAGACTCATGGTGCTGCTCCGGCTTATACTCAGACTCATGTTGCTGCTACGACATCTACTCAAGCTCCTGGATCGGATTCTACCCTTTCTCCTACTCCTACTCCGGCGTCTACTCACGCTAGTGCTCCTGCTACTACTTCCCGCGCTCGAGCTTCTCGCAACAAAGCTTCGGTTCCTTCTCACACTGGTGGTCCTGCAACTGCTGCTAAGACAAGGTCTCAGACAAAG GATCCAGAGTTGTCTGATGTGTTTGGCAGCTTATTTGACACTATAGATTTCAATTTAGGGACCCAAGAGCACTTACAAAAGACAATGGGCAAGCTTACACAAGAGTCGCATGTTAAGGGGTTTGATCCATCTCAAGAGATCTTCAACCGACCATTCTTGAATAATATAGATGATCCAGAAGTCCGTTGCAAAGACAGCGACTATGAATTGGTTTTTGTTCCAGAAGACAAATTTTCCAAACTAACTGAATGGATCCTCAAGCCCAA AGTACTCCAGATTGGGCCATCTAAATTTGATGCAGAGTTGGTTTCGCGTATAATGGGGCCTAATGAATGGTTGAAGAACAAT GACATGGACGCCATGATGTATTTGTTTCGGGAAAAAACCTCATTGCGTCGGTGGAAGCCAAACAGAATAGCATTTATGAACTGTGTGTTCAGTAATCAGATCATCACCGCCTACGGCAAGTTTGATGGGAACAGGAGAGGGTACAAAGTCGACAACAACCTTCTCGAGTATGGAAGAGGTGAGCTTCCATATCATGGAAGCACAGGTTCGGTTTGGAGTGTTGATGTCGATCGTCTCTACATTCCTATTTGTGTCAACCAAATCCATTGGATCTCTATGTGCGTCAATCTTCTGAACCGGACTGTTGAGGTCTTTGATTGTGGGGGTAAGAAGAACAACAAGGCCGTGGAAGTATTTGTCGTCCTCATTCCACGAATCGTCAAGGCTGTCCAGTCATCAGATAAGAAGAAAGATTTCAACGTCAAACAGTATGCTGTTTCATATGTCCCGATGCGCGTCCTAAACACGAGTGGCAATGATTGTGGTGCTTATTCGTTGAAGTTCATAGAGTGCCATCTACTTGGTTTAGATTTCTCTTTGGTGAATGACGAGAACATCCAAGAAGCCCGACACAAGATAGCGTTTGATCTTTGGGAAGCAGCAAATGATGAGGCCTTGCAGTATCGAATGTCCACATTTAAGCCTCCAAAGCGTGCTCCGGAGAAAACGGTTGAACTCTTTTGA
- the LOC125592724 gene encoding uncharacterized protein At4g04775-like, translating to MTSSSISSARFPRISTHGMPTRCWCGEGITTFDSSTAENRYRRFYQYEIARDRKTENRLFKWIDEALIEEIWMVDAKHERVAQGITKFEERVMEKVKSEMVRVEHQMSEKLKEKVDLEIARVAHEMKHKLKIATVAMVVVGAIVGIWTSLSV from the exons ATGACCAGTTCGTCAATATCTTCTGCTCGTTTTCCTCGAATCTCTACTCATGGTATGCCTACAAGATGTTGGTGTGGCGAGGGCATAACCACGTTTGATTCATCGACGGCGGAGAATAGGTATCGACGATTCTACCAATACGAAATCGCAAGAGAT AGAAAAACTGAGAATCGTCTATTTAAATGGATTGATGAAGCTTTGATTGAGGAGATTTGGATGGTGGATGCGAAACATGAGAGGGTTGCTCAAGGGATTACGAAGTTTGAAGAAAGGGTTATGGAAAAGGTGAAGTCCGAGATGGTTAGAGTTGAACATCAGATGTCCGAAAAGCTTAAAGAGAAGGTAGACTTGGAGATTGCTAGAGTTGCACACGAGATGAAACATAAGCTAAAGATAGCAACTGTGGCTATGGTAGTTGTAGGAGCAATCGTAGGAATATGGACTTCTCTTAGTGTATGA
- the LOC125592725 gene encoding uncharacterized protein LOC125592725, with translation MHIYASCGVWKFDPCKGWGFAFDKEKGGRVLAVELTSSFEDLRTTAFEDFGIDQNDVELELTYLPMELINTIDCPPVIIENDRQVKNFLTYVRGKASSRLCVSISHVNANNDNIELDKEQSNASGREQGEPSSFSPGDGIGSSCESSKDGEYECNSNAPEEDEDADLSVKEEDKGKSVRFSLKDVVKRGETFQNKSKLKAALEMSAMKNNFDYKVVNSDRKLWYIRCVDNKCRWSVRAEGLSGSTYFIIKKYVADHTCAASSMNNGGQTASAKTIGSLIMHRYDGVKEGPKANDIIQIMRMEHGCEISKSLAWDAREYAISLVRGIPEQSFGKIPKYLHMLKEANPGTHTFYGTDVDGKFRFLFVSFGQSVRGFHTSMRKVFVVDGTFLKSKYKGVLLVATALDGNSNLYPIAFAVVDSENDRSWDWFFRQLKVVVPDERALAFVSDRNNSLSSKAYRVVDFQKRFEAVCNISPAIGKYLRDAYVTKWARCQFQGYKYDIRTTNPAESINSALRSEYPVIPLLDSIREMLTRWFFERRTRSRKHTKPLTIAIEKKIDRRINKGKTFLVQPVNEHRFLVRGDTIDCLVDLDRRTCSCGKYDLLKIPCRHAIKAGLTVGRAPSSLTDFMFTTSNWRTAYEETINPIGVPEDSWVVPDTVRNASVLAPESRRGAGRRRKRRYESVEDKLSSSQGAQEKKRRRCSRCGEENHNRATCDRAI, from the exons ATGCATATCTATGCCTCTTGTGGGGTGTGGAAATTTGATCCCTGTAAAGGATGGGGATTTGCTTTTGATAAGGAAAAAGGAGGAAGAGTACTTGCTGTGGAATTGACAAGTTCCTTTGAAGATCTAAGGACTACGGCTTTTGAAGATTTTGGAATTGACCAAAACGATGTCGAGCTTGAGTTAACCTACTTACCTATGGAGTTAATCAATACGATAGACTGTCCTCCAGTTATCATTGAGAATGATCGGCAAGTCAAGAATTTTCTTACATATGTACGTGGAAAAGCTTCTTCAAGGTTGTGTGTGTCTATTTCACATGTCAATGCAAACAACGACAACATTGAGCTTGATAAGGAGCAATCTAACGCGTCTGGCAGAGAGCAAGGTGAGCCTTCCTCATTTTCACCTGGAGATGGCATTGGTAGTTCTTGTGAATCGAGCAAGGATGGTGAATACGAATGTAACTCGAACGccccagaagaagatgaagatgctGACTTAAGTGTAAAAGAAGAGGATAAGGGAAAAAGTGTTCGGTTCTCTTTGAAGGATGTTGTGAAGAGGGGTGAAACGTTTCAAAACAAATCTAAGTTGAAAGCAGCATTGGAAATGTCAGCAATGAAGAATAACTTCGATTACAAAGTTGTGAATTCAGATAGAAAACTTTGGTACATCCGATGCGTGGACAACAAGTGTAGGTGGAGTGTTCGTGCTGAGGGGTTATCAGGATCCACATATTTCATCATCAAAAAATATGTGGCGGATCATACATGTGCTGCGTCAAGTATGAATAATGGTGGCCAGACAGCTTCTGCAAAAACTATTGGGAGTCTAATAATGCATAGGTATGATGGTGTCAAAGAAGGTCCCAAAGCTAATGATATCATACAAATTATGAGAATGGAACATGGATGCGAGATATCTAAATCATTAGCATGGGACGCTCGTGAGTATGCGATTAGTCTTGTTAGAGGCATTCCCGAGCAGAGTTTTGGAAAAATACCGAAATACTTGCACATGCTGAAAGAAGCTAATCCAGGAACACACACCTTTTACGGAACCGATGTTGATGGTAAATTCAGATTTCTCTTTGTTTCGTTTGGGCAATCAGTACGAGGTTTTCATACATCCATGCGAAAAGTTTTTGTTGTTGATGGGACATTTTTGAAGAGCAAATACAAAGGAGTATTACTTGTTGCGACGGCTTTAGATGGAAACTCCAACTTGTATCCTATTGCATTTGCGGTTGTGGACTCGGAAAATGATCGTTCATGGGATTGGTTTTTCAGACAACTAAAGGTTGTTGTTCCGGACGAGCGTGCTCTTGCCTTTGTGTCGGACAGAAATAACTCACTTT CTTCTAAAGCTTATAGAGTTGTTGATTTTCAGAAGCGATTCGAAGCTGTGTGCAATATTAGTCCAGCTATTGGAAAATATTTAAGAGATGCATATGTTACAAAGTGGGCTCGCTGTCAGTTTCAAGGATACAAGTACGACATCAGGACGACAAACCCGGCTGAGTCAATAAACTCTGCTTTGCGCTCAGAGTATCCAGTCATTCCTTTGTTGGATAGCATCAGAGAAATGCTTACCCGTTGGTTCTTCGAACGACGCACACGAAGCAGGAAGCACACAAAACCATTAACTATTGCCATCGAGAAAAAGATAGATAGACGGATTAACAAGGGTAAAACGTTTCTTGTCCAGCCAGTTAACGAGCATCGTTTTTTGGTTCGCGGAGATACAATCGACTGCCTGGTTGATTTGGACAGAAGAACCTGCTCTTGTGGGAAATACGACCTACTGAAAATCCCATGTAGACACGCAATCAAGGCTGGTTTAACAGTTGGCCGAGCCCCATCCTCACTAACGGATTTCATGTTCACGACTTCCAATTGGAGAACAGCTTATGAAGAAACTATCAATCCAATAGGTGTTCCTGAGGATAGTTGGGTGGTTCCAGATACTGTTCGGAATGCCAGTGTGCTAGCTCCtgaatcaagaagaggagcaggaaggagaagaaaacgcAGGTATGAGAGTGTTGAAGACAAGCTCAGTTCATCGCAAGGAGCTCAAGAAAAAAAGAGGCGCAGGTGCAGTCGATGTGGCGAAGAGAATCATAACAGGGCTACGTGTGACAGAGCTATTTAG